One Micromonospora eburnea genomic region harbors:
- a CDS encoding MogA/MoaB family molybdenum cofactor biosynthesis protein, translated as MGAAGGSAVIRARVIVASNRAAAGVYADTSGPLLVAGLRELGCEVDEPVVVPDGEPVGVALRSARDEGIDVVLTSGGTGITPTDRTPEVTRALLDYEIPGIAEAIRAHSRVAVPAAALSRGLAGVAGRMLVVNLPGSRGGAKDGLAVLGPILRHAVEQLRGGDH; from the coding sequence ATGGGTGCGGCCGGAGGATCGGCCGTGATCCGTGCCCGGGTGATCGTCGCCTCCAACCGGGCCGCCGCCGGGGTGTACGCGGACACCAGCGGCCCACTGCTCGTCGCCGGCCTGCGTGAGCTGGGCTGCGAGGTCGACGAGCCGGTGGTGGTGCCGGACGGTGAGCCGGTCGGCGTGGCGCTGCGGTCCGCCCGCGACGAGGGCATCGACGTGGTGTTGACCAGCGGCGGGACGGGCATCACCCCGACCGACCGGACCCCCGAGGTGACCCGTGCCCTGCTCGACTACGAGATCCCCGGCATCGCCGAGGCGATCCGGGCGCACAGCCGCGTCGCCGTTCCCGCCGCCGCCCTGTCCCGGGGGTTGGCCGGGGTGGCCGGCCGGATGCTGGTGGTCAACCTGCCCGGCTCCCGGGGCGGTGCGAAGGACGGGCTGGCGGTGCTCGGTCCGATCCTCCGCCACGCCGTCGAGCAGCTCCGCGGCGGTGACCACTGA
- the moaC gene encoding cyclic pyranopterin monophosphate synthase MoaC: MTDPAQLTHVDAAGAARMVDVSAKSVSGRLAVAAGRLRTTPEVVELLRRDGLPKGDALAVGRLAGIMGAKRTPDLIPLCHPIALHGVTVDLRLTADTVEITATAKTADRTGVEMEALTAVAVAGLALIDMVKAVDPAASVDAVRVLRKEGGKTGEWVRPEDRP, encoded by the coding sequence GTGACCGATCCCGCGCAGCTCACCCATGTCGACGCCGCCGGCGCGGCCCGGATGGTCGACGTCTCCGCCAAGTCTGTCTCCGGCCGGCTCGCGGTCGCCGCCGGCCGACTCCGCACCACACCCGAGGTGGTGGAGCTGTTGCGCCGCGACGGCCTGCCCAAGGGCGACGCGCTGGCGGTCGGCCGGCTCGCCGGCATCATGGGTGCCAAGCGGACCCCCGACCTGATCCCGCTCTGCCACCCGATCGCCCTGCACGGCGTCACCGTCGATCTCCGGCTGACGGCCGACACGGTCGAGATCACCGCGACGGCGAAGACCGCCGATCGGACCGGCGTGGAGATGGAGGCGCTCACCGCGGTGGCCGTCGCCGGTCTCGCCCTGATCGACATGGTCAAGGCCGTCGACCCGGCGGCGTCGGTGGACGCGGTACGGGTGCTGCGCAAGGAGGGCGGTAAGACCGGCGAATGGGTGCGGCCGGAGGATCGGCCGTGA
- a CDS encoding putative bifunctional diguanylate cyclase/phosphodiesterase: MTRAIARDNGTDRRLLLLVGLVVFAAVVATLVSLRLIQVQGLTTTTDLTRAAAVAFLVAVGATVNVRIRIRATTHGISWTDAASVVGLAVAPVPWVVIATGVGVAVTRVLGRLAPIKLAFGIAKEMALAAVGGLVLAASGWTWPWSGPIVHSLPALVLAYLAVVVLDELLTFPVLAFATRTPILNRFRQQIDLRLASVLARFSVILSTLLILRINPTFLVIVPPLVLSLHLANSSRVRSRAERDAWQRLARTTDALNVVDLDQVLTTAVTQATELFSADEVDIELRDDDRLVRGAGGLITYRGPAGKPSAVEGSVLATRLEGHDRSSDIGVLRLRFAGPVELSEREQYTLRTFASALCTAVRNAQAYAELARIAEEHAYAATHDALTGLSNRRHLLDEGTEQLTGRHADGVTALVLIDLNHFKEVNDTLGHGAGDSVLMQVADRLRAAACPGDLVARLGGDEFAVLLRGLPAPAVAAHRAEALLAALHEPLDLDGMRISVEASGGIAAAPASGGMPELLRRADVAMYQAKRSGRRISTYAPTRDTADLGRLTLGGELPRAVADHEFNVNFQPIVDLGSGEVIGAEALARWHHPTHGVIDPLRFLETVERSGLLPAFAEAILDQALIAAGTWRDAGFDLPVSVNVSPRSLLDARFPGAVLARLRAHDLPPDRLVLELTETLTLSQLDVVDRVLSRLRDSGVRLALDDFGTGYSSLSLLSRIPVHELKIDRSFVTAMESATEAAAVIRSTLDLGRSLDLMVVAEGVENDAQRRALWELGCAAGQGHLFARPLPAGALLAALQRGAGGRPGTLAPPLHDAGAVIRLPGRRSGGRARTSAAGSPDPTA; this comes from the coding sequence GTGACTCGCGCCATCGCACGCGACAATGGGACCGATCGGCGGCTGTTGCTGCTTGTCGGTCTCGTCGTGTTTGCCGCAGTGGTCGCGACACTGGTCAGTCTCCGGCTCATTCAGGTCCAGGGACTGACGACAACGACGGACCTCACGCGGGCCGCCGCCGTGGCGTTCCTCGTCGCGGTCGGCGCGACCGTCAATGTCCGTATTCGCATCCGGGCCACCACGCACGGCATTTCCTGGACCGACGCCGCCTCGGTCGTTGGCTTGGCCGTCGCCCCCGTGCCGTGGGTTGTGATCGCGACCGGCGTGGGTGTCGCGGTCACCCGGGTGCTCGGTCGACTCGCCCCGATCAAGCTCGCGTTCGGCATCGCCAAGGAGATGGCACTCGCGGCGGTGGGCGGACTGGTCCTGGCCGCCTCGGGATGGACGTGGCCCTGGTCCGGGCCGATCGTCCACTCCCTTCCCGCCCTGGTGCTGGCGTATCTGGCGGTCGTCGTGCTGGACGAGCTGCTGACTTTCCCCGTCCTCGCCTTCGCGACGCGGACCCCGATCCTCAATCGCTTTCGCCAGCAGATCGACCTGCGGCTCGCGAGCGTGCTCGCCCGCTTCTCGGTGATCCTCTCCACCCTCCTGATCCTCCGGATCAACCCGACCTTCCTGGTCATCGTCCCGCCTCTGGTCCTGAGCCTGCACCTGGCGAACTCGAGTCGGGTACGGAGCCGGGCGGAGCGGGACGCCTGGCAGCGCCTCGCCCGCACCACCGACGCACTCAACGTGGTTGATCTGGACCAGGTGCTCACCACCGCGGTCACCCAGGCCACCGAGCTCTTCTCCGCCGACGAGGTCGACATCGAGCTCCGGGACGACGACCGCCTCGTTCGGGGGGCCGGGGGGCTCATCACCTATCGCGGGCCTGCCGGCAAACCCAGCGCCGTCGAGGGATCCGTGCTCGCCACCCGCCTCGAAGGACATGACCGGAGCAGCGACATCGGGGTGCTCCGGCTTCGTTTCGCCGGGCCGGTCGAGCTCTCCGAGCGGGAGCAGTACACCCTGCGTACCTTCGCCTCCGCGCTCTGCACCGCGGTCCGCAACGCCCAGGCGTACGCCGAGTTGGCCCGGATCGCCGAGGAGCACGCGTACGCCGCCACCCACGACGCGTTGACCGGGCTCTCCAACCGGCGGCACCTGCTGGACGAGGGCACCGAGCAGTTGACCGGCCGGCACGCCGACGGCGTCACCGCCCTGGTGCTGATCGACCTCAACCACTTCAAGGAGGTCAACGACACCCTCGGGCACGGCGCCGGTGACAGCGTGCTGATGCAGGTCGCCGACCGGCTGCGCGCCGCGGCCTGCCCGGGTGACCTGGTGGCCCGGCTCGGCGGCGACGAGTTCGCCGTCCTGCTGCGCGGGCTGCCCGCTCCGGCGGTGGCCGCGCACCGGGCCGAAGCCCTGCTGGCCGCCCTGCACGAGCCGCTCGATCTGGACGGCATGCGCATCAGTGTGGAGGCCAGCGGTGGCATCGCAGCCGCCCCGGCGAGCGGCGGGATGCCTGAGTTGCTGCGCCGGGCCGACGTGGCGATGTACCAGGCGAAGCGGTCCGGCCGGCGGATCTCCACGTACGCGCCGACCCGCGACACCGCCGACCTGGGCCGGCTCACGCTCGGCGGCGAACTGCCCCGCGCCGTCGCCGACCACGAGTTCAACGTCAACTTCCAGCCGATCGTCGACCTGGGCAGCGGCGAGGTGATCGGCGCGGAGGCGCTGGCCCGCTGGCACCACCCGACCCACGGCGTGATCGACCCGCTGCGCTTCCTGGAGACGGTGGAACGCTCCGGGCTGCTGCCCGCGTTCGCCGAGGCGATTCTCGATCAGGCGCTGATCGCGGCCGGTACCTGGCGGGACGCCGGTTTCGACCTGCCGGTCTCGGTGAACGTGTCACCGCGCAGTCTCCTCGACGCCCGCTTCCCCGGAGCGGTGCTGGCCCGCCTGCGGGCGCACGACCTGCCCCCGGACCGTCTCGTGCTGGAGCTGACCGAGACCCTGACGCTCAGTCAGCTCGACGTGGTGGACCGGGTGCTCAGCCGGTTGCGCGACTCCGGCGTACGGCTGGCCCTCGACGACTTCGGCACCGGCTACTCCTCGCTGTCCCTGCTCTCCCGGATCCCCGTGCACGAGCTGAAGATCGACCGCAGCTTCGTCACCGCGATGGAGAGCGCGACCGAGGCCGCCGCCGTGATCCGCTCCACCCTGGACCTGGGCCGCAGCCTCGACCTGATGGTGGTCGCCGAGGGTGTGGAGAACGATGCGCAGCGCCGGGCGCTCTGGGAGTTGGGCTGCGCCGCCGGGCAGGGGCACCTGTTCGCCCGGCCGTTGCCGGCCGGGGCGCTGCTCGCCGCCCTTCAGCGGGGCGCGGGTGGGCGGCCGGGCACCCTCGCGCCCCCGCTGCACGACGCGGGCGCGGTGATCCGCCTGCCGGGTCGCCGCTCGGGCGGACGCGCCCGAACGTCCGCCGCCGGATCCCCCGACCCGACCGCATGA
- a CDS encoding glycosyltransferase 87 family protein: MTADPDRPATAARRWAGIHSAAGGLALDLGLYAVSAAFAGITAATSTLTPHRAWGALATAGYVLAALAVAGQFLARRRSAGTLLAGLGARWAVAGFAWATTTLLPLVAQSVQRAAGRTDRAQEEVVVVEHAGTRLAEHGTPYLGHDAIAALPPAEQLLGYTPYQPGMALFGLPRAAADAWWTDARIWFALVTAAVLAAAVATLRTASAPAAAGRGPAVLRGVQAATVLPVCALTLATGGDDLPVLALCLLALALAAADRPGRAGLAVGAAGALKLFAWPAAVVLVCWAATRRAGLRAALGALGLPILALLPALLVDRDALVENVLRFPLGHGLVTSPAQSPFPGHLIATALPAGRVVAAALLVATGVAIAVRLLRRPPRTAVSTALICGYGLLAAILLMPSTRFGYLLYPIALLVWAPALAGPPALYRPGFRATSATRPAAKA, encoded by the coding sequence GTGACCGCCGACCCCGACCGGCCCGCCACCGCCGCCCGGCGCTGGGCGGGCATCCACTCCGCAGCCGGCGGCCTCGCCCTCGACCTGGGTCTCTATGCCGTCTCGGCGGCCTTCGCCGGGATCACCGCCGCGACCTCCACCCTGACCCCGCACCGGGCCTGGGGGGCCCTCGCCACCGCCGGGTACGTGCTGGCGGCGCTCGCCGTGGCCGGCCAGTTCCTCGCTCGACGCCGGTCCGCCGGCACGCTGCTGGCCGGGCTGGGCGCCCGCTGGGCGGTGGCCGGGTTCGCCTGGGCCACCACCACCCTGCTGCCGCTGGTGGCGCAGAGCGTCCAGCGGGCGGCCGGGCGTACCGACCGGGCACAGGAGGAGGTGGTGGTGGTCGAGCACGCCGGCACCCGGCTCGCCGAGCACGGCACCCCCTACCTGGGCCACGACGCGATCGCCGCGCTGCCGCCGGCGGAACAGTTGCTCGGTTACACCCCGTACCAGCCGGGGATGGCGCTGTTCGGGCTGCCCCGGGCCGCCGCCGACGCCTGGTGGACCGACGCGCGGATCTGGTTCGCCCTGGTCACCGCCGCGGTGCTGGCCGCCGCGGTGGCCACGCTGCGGACCGCATCCGCCCCGGCCGCAGCCGGCCGAGGTCCGGCGGTGCTCCGGGGCGTACAGGCGGCGACCGTGCTGCCGGTCTGCGCGCTCACCCTGGCGACCGGCGGCGACGACCTGCCCGTACTCGCGCTCTGCCTGCTCGCGCTGGCCCTCGCCGCGGCCGACCGGCCCGGTCGGGCCGGCCTGGCGGTCGGCGCGGCCGGCGCGCTGAAGCTCTTCGCCTGGCCGGCGGCGGTCGTGCTGGTCTGCTGGGCCGCCACCCGCCGGGCTGGTCTCCGCGCCGCCCTCGGGGCTCTCGGGCTGCCGATTCTCGCGCTGCTCCCCGCCCTGCTGGTCGACCGGGACGCCCTGGTCGAGAACGTGCTGCGCTTCCCGCTCGGGCACGGTCTGGTGACCAGCCCCGCGCAGTCCCCGTTCCCCGGGCACCTCATCGCCACCGCACTGCCCGCCGGCCGGGTCGTCGCCGCCGCGCTGCTGGTCGCCACGGGGGTGGCGATCGCCGTCCGGCTCCTCCGCCGTCCGCCACGCACCGCCGTCTCCACCGCGCTGATCTGCGGGTACGGGCTGCTCGCGGCGATCCTGCTGATGCCGTCGACCCGCTTCGGCTACCTGCTCTACCCGATCGCCCTGCTGGTCTGGGCGCCCGCGCTGGCGGGCCCTCCGGCGCTTTACCGGCCCGGCTTTCGGGCGACTTCCGCCACGCGGCCCGCCGCGAAGGCGTAG
- a CDS encoding phosphoribosyltransferase encodes MTTYRDRAEAGDMLAGRLTDLAGRPDVVVLGLVRGGVLVARVIAERLGVPMDVLVVRKLGVPWAPEVAYGALGPGGVQVLNEMVAGRLSETDRAEVRQREQAELDRRESRYRAGRPPLDLTGKSAVIADDGLATGATARAAVQVARHLGAARVIVAVPVGSREAYEMLAAEADQVVCPETPPDFAAVGAYYDDFHEVSDEEVTEALSATA; translated from the coding sequence ATGACCACCTATCGCGACCGGGCCGAGGCGGGCGACATGCTCGCCGGCCGACTCACCGACCTCGCCGGGCGGCCGGACGTCGTCGTCCTCGGGCTGGTACGCGGCGGGGTGCTCGTCGCCCGGGTGATCGCGGAGCGGCTCGGCGTGCCGATGGACGTGCTGGTGGTCCGCAAGCTCGGCGTCCCGTGGGCACCCGAGGTGGCGTACGGCGCGCTCGGCCCCGGCGGGGTGCAGGTGCTCAACGAGATGGTCGCCGGCCGGCTCAGCGAGACGGACCGGGCCGAGGTGCGGCAGCGTGAACAGGCCGAACTGGACCGTCGGGAGAGCCGGTACCGGGCCGGCCGCCCTCCGCTCGACCTGACCGGGAAGAGCGCGGTCATCGCCGACGACGGGCTGGCCACCGGGGCCACCGCCCGCGCCGCCGTACAGGTCGCCCGCCACCTGGGTGCCGCCCGGGTGATCGTGGCCGTGCCGGTCGGTTCCAGGGAGGCGTACGAGATGCTGGCCGCCGAGGCCGACCAGGTGGTCTGCCCCGAGACGCCACCTGACTTCGCCGCCGTCGGTGCGTACTACGACGACTTCCACGAGGTCTCCGACGAGGAGGTGACGGAGGCGCTCAGCGCCACCGCGTGA
- a CDS encoding zf-TFIIB domain-containing protein — translation MQLTCPKCHGEMRQYERSGVIIDQCGECRGIFLDRGELEKLFEAEANWNRQHAGPQAAPATAGYTPPPPPPAAAPHQPAYGTVPPPPPPPPGHGYAQPAYGHGGHYGYHGHYKRKKRHGFLGELFD, via the coding sequence ATGCAGCTCACCTGCCCCAAGTGCCACGGAGAAATGCGCCAGTACGAGCGCAGCGGCGTGATCATCGACCAGTGCGGCGAGTGCCGCGGCATCTTCCTCGACCGCGGCGAGCTAGAGAAGCTGTTCGAGGCCGAGGCGAACTGGAATCGGCAGCACGCCGGGCCGCAGGCCGCACCGGCCACTGCCGGCTACACCCCGCCGCCCCCGCCGCCCGCCGCCGCCCCGCACCAGCCCGCCTACGGCACCGTCCCGCCGCCCCCTCCGCCACCGCCCGGCCACGGCTACGCGCAGCCGGCCTACGGGCACGGCGGGCACTACGGCTACCACGGCCACTACAAGCGCAAGAAGCGCCACGGCTTCCTCGGCGAGTTGTTCGACTGA
- the dnaB gene encoding replicative DNA helicase, translating to MSVTDDTRTERTGGQPPVSAQRDAQFEKTPPQDVAAEQCVLGGMLLSKDAIADVVEILKSNDFYRPVHATIFDAILDIYGRGEPADPITVAAALADSGDLARIGGAPYLHTLIASVPTAANAAYYARIVGERAVLRRLVEAGTRIVQLGYGTGQGGSRDVDDIVDLAQQAVYEVTEKRVSEDFAVLADMLQPTLDEIEAVGAQGGVMTGVPTGFSDLDRLLNGLHAGQLIIVAGRPGLGKALALDTPLPTPEGWTTMGEVTVGDRLLAADGTPTTITAVFDVMYDRPCYEVEFSDGSVIVADAEHLWKTTTRASRHQPESRPRRYWSEESLAKVRAVAATAAAEPHRLVTLAQTVEQVGPEFRNVLHTVARQVGANGRVSRPVTRAGKVRNLTAPGYPAGELLAGLRERTERHVNAGARRSHDGVVTTAQIAATLRTETADRRLNHAVENCAPLQLPERDLAVPPYTLGVWLGDGHTGASRFTTADAEMIDLVEQDGFVVRPSGPMVYTIVLPTPAGNPDLTCVDCGCSTRARRENPSSRRCAECHDRNRTFLALLRRAGVSHAKHIPLDYLRASEAQRRALLAGLMDTDGTVAPTGNLQYTSTSKRLIEGVRELVVSLGYRCTINEKQVRGRTEESSTAYTVNFSTPDPIFRLTRKRTAHAARRRTSSGVRTSARLVVDVRPVASVPVRCVTVDNPEHLYLAGRSMIPTHNSTASMDFARNAAIRANQASAIFSLEMSKVEIVMRLLSAEARVPLHVLRSGQLSDDDWTKLARCMGEISEAPLFVDDTPSMNLMEIRAKARRLKQKHDLKLIVVDYLQLMTSPKRTESRQQEVADLSRGLKLLAKEVECPVIAVSQLNRGPEQRTDKRPQLSDLRESGSIEQDADVVILLHRDDYYDKESPRAGEADFIVAKHRNGPTDTVTVAAQLHLSRFVDMAIV from the coding sequence GTGTCGGTCACCGACGACACGCGTACGGAGCGGACCGGTGGACAACCGCCCGTATCGGCGCAGCGGGACGCGCAGTTCGAGAAGACCCCGCCTCAGGACGTGGCCGCCGAGCAGTGCGTCCTCGGCGGCATGCTGCTCTCCAAGGACGCCATCGCCGACGTCGTGGAGATCCTCAAGTCCAACGACTTCTACCGTCCGGTGCACGCCACCATCTTCGACGCGATTCTCGACATCTACGGGCGCGGCGAACCGGCCGACCCGATCACCGTCGCGGCCGCCCTCGCCGACTCCGGTGACCTGGCCCGGATCGGTGGAGCGCCCTACCTGCACACGCTGATCGCCAGCGTGCCCACCGCCGCCAACGCCGCGTACTACGCCCGCATCGTGGGTGAGCGGGCGGTGCTGCGCCGGCTGGTCGAGGCCGGCACCAGGATCGTGCAGCTCGGGTACGGCACCGGCCAGGGCGGCAGCCGCGACGTCGACGACATCGTCGACCTCGCCCAGCAGGCCGTCTACGAGGTGACCGAGAAGCGGGTCAGTGAGGACTTCGCGGTCCTGGCCGACATGCTCCAGCCGACCCTCGACGAGATCGAGGCGGTGGGTGCCCAGGGCGGGGTGATGACCGGTGTGCCGACCGGCTTCAGCGACCTCGACCGGCTGTTGAACGGCCTGCACGCGGGCCAATTGATCATCGTGGCCGGCCGGCCCGGTCTGGGTAAGGCCCTCGCGCTCGACACCCCGCTGCCCACTCCCGAGGGCTGGACCACAATGGGTGAGGTGACCGTCGGAGACAGGCTGCTTGCGGCGGACGGCACCCCGACCACCATCACGGCCGTTTTCGACGTCATGTACGACCGCCCCTGCTACGAGGTCGAGTTCTCCGACGGTTCCGTGATCGTGGCGGACGCCGAGCACCTCTGGAAGACGACCACCCGGGCCAGCCGCCACCAGCCGGAGTCGCGTCCGCGCCGCTACTGGTCCGAGGAATCACTGGCCAAGGTACGGGCGGTCGCGGCGACGGCCGCAGCCGAGCCACACCGTCTGGTCACCCTCGCGCAGACCGTCGAGCAGGTCGGACCCGAGTTCCGCAACGTGCTGCACACCGTCGCGCGGCAGGTCGGCGCCAACGGCCGGGTGAGCCGCCCGGTGACCCGGGCCGGCAAGGTGCGGAACTTGACCGCTCCCGGCTACCCGGCCGGCGAACTCCTGGCCGGCCTTCGCGAGCGGACCGAGCGGCACGTCAACGCCGGCGCGCGTCGGAGCCACGACGGCGTCGTGACCACCGCGCAGATCGCCGCCACGCTGCGTACGGAGACGGCCGACCGCCGGCTGAACCACGCGGTGGAGAACTGCGCACCGCTTCAACTGCCCGAGCGGGATCTGGCGGTCCCGCCGTACACCCTCGGCGTGTGGCTCGGCGATGGGCACACCGGGGCGAGTCGCTTCACCACGGCGGACGCCGAGATGATCGACCTGGTCGAGCAGGACGGCTTCGTCGTACGCCCCAGCGGGCCGATGGTTTACACCATCGTGTTGCCCACACCCGCCGGGAACCCCGATCTGACCTGCGTCGACTGCGGCTGCTCCACCAGGGCCCGCCGTGAGAACCCTTCGTCCCGTCGGTGTGCCGAGTGCCACGACCGCAACAGGACCTTCCTGGCCCTGCTCCGGCGGGCCGGCGTGTCGCATGCGAAGCACATCCCGCTGGACTACCTCCGTGCTTCGGAGGCGCAACGTCGGGCGCTGCTCGCCGGTTTGATGGATACCGACGGCACGGTGGCTCCAACAGGAAACCTCCAGTACACGTCCACCTCCAAGCGCCTCATTGAGGGCGTCCGGGAGTTGGTGGTCAGCCTCGGCTACCGGTGCACGATCAACGAGAAGCAGGTACGGGGACGGACGGAGGAATCCTCGACCGCGTACACCGTGAACTTCTCCACGCCCGACCCGATCTTCCGGCTTACTCGAAAGCGGACGGCGCACGCGGCGCGGCGGCGGACGTCCTCGGGCGTACGGACCAGCGCCCGCCTTGTGGTGGACGTCCGGCCGGTGGCCAGCGTCCCGGTACGCTGCGTCACGGTGGACAACCCCGAGCACCTCTACCTGGCCGGCCGGTCCATGATCCCGACGCACAACAGCACGGCGAGTATGGACTTTGCCCGAAATGCTGCGATCCGCGCCAACCAGGCGTCGGCGATCTTCTCGCTGGAAATGAGCAAGGTCGAGATCGTCATGCGGCTCCTCTCGGCCGAGGCCCGCGTACCGCTGCACGTGCTGCGCAGCGGCCAGCTCTCCGACGACGACTGGACCAAGCTGGCCCGCTGCATGGGCGAGATCAGCGAGGCACCGCTCTTCGTCGACGACACGCCGAGCATGAACCTGATGGAGATCCGGGCGAAGGCGCGGCGGCTCAAGCAGAAGCACGACCTCAAGCTGATCGTGGTCGACTATCTCCAGCTCATGACCTCGCCGAAGCGCACCGAGAGCCGGCAGCAGGAGGTCGCCGACCTGTCCCGCGGCCTCAAGCTGCTGGCCAAGGAGGTCGAGTGCCCGGTGATCGCGGTGAGTCAGCTGAACCGTGGCCCGGAGCAGCGCACCGACAAGCGACCCCAATTGTCTGACTTGCGGGAATCCGGATCAATTGAGCAAGATGCGGACGTTGTCATCTTGCTGCACCGCGACGACTACTACGACAAGGAGTCGCCACGGGCCGGGGAGGCGGACTTCATCGTCGCCAAGCACCGAAATGGCCCCACCGACACGGTGACCGTCGCCGCCCAGCTGCACCTGTCCCGCTTCGTCGACATGGCCATCGTCTGA
- the rplI gene encoding 50S ribosomal protein L9, which yields MKIILTQEVSGLGAPGDIVEVKNGYGRNYLLPQGFAIAWTKGAEKQVTVIKRARSAREIRDLGHANEVKAQIEGLKVNLKARAGDGGRLFGSVTPAEVVDAVKAAGGPALDRRRLELPGHIKSIGSYPVSIKLHPEVTAKFNLNVVQG from the coding sequence ATGAAGATCATCCTTACGCAGGAGGTGTCGGGCCTCGGTGCCCCGGGCGACATCGTCGAGGTGAAGAACGGCTACGGCCGTAACTACCTGCTGCCGCAGGGCTTCGCGATCGCCTGGACCAAGGGCGCGGAGAAGCAGGTCACGGTCATCAAGCGGGCCCGCTCGGCCCGGGAGATCCGCGACCTCGGCCACGCCAACGAGGTCAAGGCCCAGATCGAGGGTCTGAAGGTCAACCTGAAGGCCCGCGCCGGCGACGGCGGCCGGCTCTTCGGCTCGGTCACCCCGGCCGAGGTCGTCGACGCCGTCAAGGCGGCCGGCGGTCCGGCTCTGGACCGCCGCCGGCTGGAGCTGCCCGGTCACATCAAGTCGATCGGCTCCTACCCGGTCAGCATCAAGCTGCACCCCGAGGTGACCGCCAAGTTCAACCTGAACGTCGTCCAGGGCTGA
- the rpsR gene encoding 30S ribosomal protein S18, translated as MAKAAALRKPKKKVNPLDKDGITYIDYKDTALLRKFISDRGKIRARRVTGVTSQQQRQIARAVKNAREMALLPYTATTR; from the coding sequence ATGGCCAAGGCTGCGGCACTGCGCAAGCCGAAGAAGAAGGTGAACCCGCTCGACAAGGACGGGATCACCTACATCGATTACAAGGACACCGCGCTGCTGCGCAAGTTCATCTCCGACCGCGGCAAGATCCGCGCTCGGCGGGTGACCGGCGTGACCTCGCAGCAGCAGCGGCAGATCGCCCGTGCGGTCAAGAACGCCCGCGAGATGGCGCTCCTGCCGTACACGGCCACGACCCGCTGA